One window from the genome of Mumia sp. ZJ1417 encodes:
- a CDS encoding DUF559 domain-containing protein, translating to MYIPADVEPDLLCWISAALLLLPSDAAASHLTALRLYGLELRALFPLHFSTNTTRHRRRRDLRLHRRRGRLNVLFRFGVPCLGPDRTYVDCATIVGIVELVQAAEHLLHAAHTSYDEMKAYLERTHIDGVLRARRAFALVREHVESPMETLVRLALVFARLPEPEPNPDVHDAAGRFLGRCDLVYWAYRVVVEYDGAWHERSRKQRAYDRTRRENLERDGWIVIVVLDDDLPRLRQVVWRVHRALQERGYDGPAPVFNVMWARWFDRSPAI from the coding sequence GTGTACATCCCTGCCGATGTCGAACCCGACCTGCTCTGCTGGATCAGTGCGGCACTCCTGCTGCTTCCCAGCGACGCCGCGGCGAGCCACCTCACCGCGCTGAGGTTGTACGGCCTCGAGCTGCGCGCGCTGTTCCCCCTCCACTTCTCGACGAACACGACGCGTCATCGGCGACGCCGCGACCTCAGGCTCCATCGGCGACGCGGACGGCTCAACGTGCTCTTCCGCTTCGGTGTTCCGTGCCTCGGCCCGGATCGGACCTACGTCGATTGCGCGACGATCGTCGGCATCGTCGAACTCGTCCAGGCCGCCGAGCATCTCCTGCACGCGGCACACACGTCGTACGACGAGATGAAGGCGTATCTCGAGCGGACGCACATCGACGGCGTCCTGCGCGCGCGGCGTGCCTTCGCGCTCGTGCGCGAGCACGTCGAGAGCCCGATGGAGACTCTGGTGCGCCTCGCGCTGGTGTTCGCCCGGCTGCCAGAGCCCGAACCGAACCCGGACGTACACGACGCGGCCGGGCGCTTCCTCGGGCGGTGCGACCTCGTCTACTGGGCCTACCGCGTCGTCGTGGAGTACGACGGCGCGTGGCACGAGCGTTCGCGGAAACAGCGCGCGTACGACCGTACGCGCCGTGAGAACCTCGAGCGGGACGGATGGATCGTGATCGTTGTTCTCGATGACGACCTTCCGCGCCTTCGGCAGGTGGTGTGGCGGGTCCACAGGGCGCTGCAGGAGCGCGGGTACGACGGCCCTGCGCCCGTCTTCAATGTGATGTGGGCCAGATGGTTCGACCGCAGCCCCGCGATTTGA
- a CDS encoding citrate synthase 2 — MTDVPETATVHEGLEGVIAFATEIAEPDKEGSSLRYRGVDIEELVGRVPFEKIWGLLVDGAYEPGLPPAEPFPIPVHSGDIRVDVQSAIALTAPAWGLGQLYDIEPEQARDDLARTAVMVLSYVAQAARGIGQPMVPQSEIDKATTITERFLTRWRGEANPDHVKAIDAYWASAAEHGMNASTFTARVIASTGADVAAALSGAVGAMSGPLHGGAPSRVLGMIGDVEKTDDARTYVKGLLDSGERLMGFGHRVYRAEDPRARVLRRTARELNAPRYAVAEALEEAALAELRERRPDRVLETNVEFWAAIVLDFAEIPPHMFTSMFTCARTAGWSAHILEQKRRGRLIRPSAIYTGPPSRPAESVDGWDPAWA, encoded by the coding sequence ATGACTGACGTACCCGAGACGGCGACGGTCCACGAGGGCCTCGAAGGCGTCATCGCCTTCGCCACCGAGATCGCCGAACCCGACAAAGAGGGCTCGTCGCTGCGCTACCGCGGCGTCGACATCGAGGAGCTCGTCGGCCGCGTGCCGTTCGAGAAGATCTGGGGCCTGCTGGTCGACGGCGCGTACGAGCCGGGCCTCCCGCCGGCCGAACCGTTCCCGATCCCGGTGCACTCCGGCGACATCCGCGTCGATGTCCAGAGCGCGATCGCGCTGACGGCTCCGGCCTGGGGCCTCGGCCAGCTGTACGACATCGAGCCCGAGCAGGCACGCGACGACCTCGCGCGTACGGCCGTGATGGTGCTGTCGTACGTCGCGCAGGCGGCTCGCGGGATCGGCCAGCCGATGGTCCCGCAGTCCGAGATCGACAAGGCGACGACGATCACCGAGCGGTTCCTGACCCGCTGGCGCGGCGAGGCCAACCCCGACCACGTCAAGGCGATCGACGCCTACTGGGCCTCCGCGGCCGAGCACGGCATGAACGCCTCCACCTTCACCGCTCGCGTGATCGCCTCGACCGGTGCCGACGTCGCCGCGGCGCTGTCCGGTGCGGTCGGCGCGATGTCCGGCCCGCTGCACGGAGGCGCGCCGTCACGCGTGCTCGGCATGATCGGCGACGTCGAGAAGACCGACGACGCGCGCACGTACGTCAAGGGTCTGCTCGACTCCGGTGAACGTCTGATGGGCTTCGGGCACCGCGTCTACCGCGCCGAGGACCCGCGCGCCCGCGTGCTCCGCCGTACGGCGCGCGAGCTCAACGCTCCGCGCTATGCGGTGGCCGAGGCGCTGGAGGAGGCCGCGCTCGCTGAGCTGCGTGAGCGTCGCCCGGACCGGGTGCTAGAGACCAATGTGGAGTTCTGGGCGGCGATCGTCCTCGACTTCGCTGAGATTCCCCCGCACATGTTCACGTCGATGTTCACCTGCGCCCGGACCGCCGGGTGGAGCGCGCACATCCTCGAGCAGAAGCGTCGCGGCCGCCTGATCCGCCCGTCGGCGATCTACACCGGCCCGCCCTCGCGCCCTGCCGAGAGCGTCGACGGCTGGGACCCGGCCTGGGCGTAG
- the pdxH gene encoding pyridoxamine 5'-phosphate oxidase, giving the protein MESEAIAALREEYEAAGLTEAEAGHDPVPLFGRWFDEAVASGIHDPNAMALATATPAGRPSLRIVLLKGFDADGAVFYTNRESRKGDELEINPHAALTLLWHPLQRQVRIEGAVTRVSEAVSDAYFASRPRGSQLGAVASNQSRVVADRVALERAYDAAEATYPDAVARPPWWGGYRVALDAIEFWQGRSGRMHDRIRFRRDGDSWVRERLAP; this is encoded by the coding sequence ATGGAGTCGGAGGCGATCGCGGCACTGCGCGAGGAGTACGAGGCTGCGGGCCTCACCGAGGCAGAGGCAGGGCACGACCCCGTCCCGCTGTTCGGGAGGTGGTTCGACGAGGCGGTCGCCTCGGGCATCCACGATCCCAACGCGATGGCGCTCGCCACGGCCACGCCCGCGGGCCGCCCCTCGCTGCGGATCGTGCTGCTCAAGGGGTTCGACGCCGATGGCGCCGTTTTCTACACCAACCGCGAGTCCCGCAAGGGTGACGAGCTCGAGATCAATCCGCACGCCGCGCTGACGCTGCTCTGGCATCCGCTCCAGCGGCAGGTCCGGATCGAGGGCGCGGTGACACGGGTGAGCGAGGCCGTGTCCGACGCCTACTTCGCCTCGCGTCCGCGCGGGTCGCAGTTGGGCGCGGTCGCATCGAACCAGTCGCGGGTCGTCGCCGACCGCGTCGCGCTCGAGCGGGCGTACGACGCGGCGGAGGCGACGTACCCGGACGCCGTCGCGCGGCCCCCGTGGTGGGGCGGCTACCGCGTCGCGCTCGACGCGATCGAGTTCTGGCAGGGGCGTTCGGGGCGCATGCACGACCGCATCCGCTTTCGCCGCGACGGCGACAGCTGGGTGCGCGAACGCCTCGCCCCCTGA
- the map gene encoding type I methionyl aminopeptidase — translation MIEIKTPAQIAQMREAGRIVARALAAMKAGAAVGVAPKELDAVAAGVLADAGATSPFLDYHPGWAPVPFPATLCFSANDAVVHGIPGSTPLADGDLVSLDFGAILDGWAGDAAISFVVGEADPADLDLIAATESALHAGIAQAVPGNKLGDVAHAIGTVARGAGYGLLADHGGHGIGRTMHEDPHVPNEGRAGRGLTLRPGLVLAIEPMLIAGGIDDYVTDPDGWTLRTVDGSRAAHVEHTVAITEDGPQILTLE, via the coding sequence GTGATCGAGATCAAGACGCCCGCGCAGATCGCGCAGATGCGTGAGGCGGGACGCATCGTCGCCCGTGCCCTCGCTGCGATGAAGGCGGGCGCCGCCGTCGGGGTCGCTCCCAAGGAGCTCGATGCCGTCGCGGCAGGTGTGCTCGCCGATGCTGGCGCGACGTCGCCGTTCCTCGACTACCACCCGGGCTGGGCCCCCGTCCCGTTCCCCGCGACGCTGTGCTTCAGCGCGAACGACGCGGTCGTGCACGGGATCCCCGGCTCCACACCGCTGGCCGACGGCGACCTTGTCAGTCTCGACTTCGGCGCGATCCTCGACGGCTGGGCAGGAGACGCCGCGATCAGCTTCGTCGTCGGCGAGGCCGACCCCGCCGACCTGGACCTCATCGCGGCAACCGAGAGCGCCCTCCACGCCGGCATCGCGCAGGCGGTCCCGGGCAACAAGCTCGGCGACGTCGCCCACGCGATCGGTACGGTCGCACGCGGGGCGGGCTACGGGCTCCTCGCCGACCACGGCGGCCACGGCATCGGACGCACGATGCACGAGGACCCGCACGTGCCGAACGAGGGTCGCGCCGGACGCGGGCTCACCCTGCGACCCGGACTCGTGCTCGCGATCGAGCCGATGCTCATCGCTGGCGGGATCGACGACTACGTCACGGACCCCGACGGCTGGACCCTCCGTACGGTCGACGGCAGCCGCGCCGCACACGTGGAGCACACGGTCGCGATCACCGAGGACGGGCCGCAGATCCTCACGTTGGAGTGA
- a CDS encoding MFS transporter, with translation MARRGWGRLLTDVRPLRESADFRRLWVGQTVSQLGQQMATVTVAYQVWVLTESPFAVGTLGIVALVPLIALGLYGGALVDHYDRRKVALWTAAGLWLCTAALLAQALLDSESVGLLYGVVAVQSGLFAVNSPARSAIIPRLVPVHLLPAANALGMAAFNLGFTVGPLLGGVLIAWWGVASTYAVDLLTFTAALYALVRLPPILPAKEPGRVPGLRSVVEGIRWLRRAPNLRMTFVVDLCAMVLAQPRALFPALALTVYAGGPSALGLLQAAPAIGSLVAFAFSGWISRVHRQGIAVVLAIVAYGMSVALAGVAAIGVPGVLWLVVVMLAFSGSADMVSSAYRSTMLQQAAPDELRGRLQGVFTVVVAGGPRLGEFVAGSVAELTSEAEAMLYGGVACVVATLLVVTWQRGFLRYDARRPTP, from the coding sequence GTGGCGAGACGCGGGTGGGGTCGGCTGCTGACCGACGTCCGTCCGCTTCGCGAGTCGGCCGACTTCCGGAGGCTGTGGGTCGGCCAGACCGTGTCGCAGCTCGGCCAGCAGATGGCGACCGTCACGGTCGCCTACCAGGTCTGGGTCCTGACCGAGTCGCCGTTCGCCGTCGGCACCCTGGGGATCGTCGCCCTGGTCCCCTTGATCGCGCTCGGCCTGTACGGCGGCGCTCTCGTCGACCACTACGACCGCCGCAAGGTCGCGCTCTGGACCGCGGCCGGGCTCTGGTTGTGCACCGCAGCCCTCCTGGCGCAGGCGCTGCTCGACAGCGAGTCCGTCGGCCTCCTGTACGGGGTGGTCGCGGTGCAGAGCGGGTTGTTCGCGGTCAACAGCCCCGCCCGTTCGGCGATCATCCCGCGGCTGGTCCCCGTTCACCTGCTGCCCGCCGCCAACGCGCTGGGGATGGCCGCGTTCAATCTCGGCTTCACGGTCGGTCCGCTGCTCGGCGGCGTGCTCATCGCGTGGTGGGGCGTCGCGTCGACCTACGCGGTGGACCTGCTGACGTTCACGGCGGCGCTGTACGCGCTGGTACGCCTCCCGCCGATCCTGCCGGCGAAGGAGCCGGGCCGCGTGCCGGGCCTGCGGTCCGTGGTCGAGGGGATCCGGTGGCTGCGCCGTGCCCCGAACCTGCGGATGACGTTCGTCGTCGACCTCTGCGCGATGGTGCTCGCGCAGCCCCGCGCGCTCTTCCCGGCGCTCGCGCTGACGGTGTACGCGGGAGGGCCGTCGGCACTCGGGCTGCTCCAGGCGGCGCCGGCGATCGGGTCGCTCGTCGCGTTCGCCTTCTCGGGGTGGATCAGCCGGGTGCATCGGCAGGGGATCGCGGTCGTGCTCGCGATCGTCGCCTACGGGATGTCCGTCGCGCTCGCCGGCGTGGCCGCCATCGGGGTGCCGGGAGTCCTGTGGCTCGTCGTCGTGATGCTGGCGTTCTCCGGCTCGGCCGACATGGTGAGCTCGGCCTATCGCAGCACGATGCTCCAGCAGGCGGCGCCCGACGAGCTGCGGGGGAGGCTCCAGGGGGTCTTCACGGTGGTGGTCGCGGGCGGGCCGCGGCTGGGGGAGTTCGTGGCGGGGTCGGTCGCCGAGCTCACCTCGGAGGCGGAGGCGATGCTCTATGGCGGGGTCGCGTGCGTGGTCGCCACGCTGCTCGTCGTCACGTGGCAGCGTGGCTTCCTGCGGTACGACGCGCGCCGCCCCACGCCTTAG
- a CDS encoding PadR family transcriptional regulator: MRTPEFDPRTGFDPTSARRRPGPGRRDPRGHGRGFGPGFGPGFGEGRRGGRARRGAVRLAALSVIADAPTNGYGLISAFAERTDGRWRPSPGSIYPVLRRLTEDGLIEPTDEEATQFRITEAGTAYLADRADEVAQAWESTHPRSQTQEDLHTSARKLVRAARQLDEDGTDDQRERAVAILDEARRSMYGLLAE; encoded by the coding sequence ATGCGAACCCCAGAATTCGACCCCCGTACGGGCTTCGACCCGACCTCCGCCCGACGCCGACCTGGCCCCGGGCGACGCGACCCCCGCGGTCACGGCCGAGGCTTCGGCCCCGGTTTCGGTCCCGGCTTCGGCGAAGGCCGCCGAGGCGGGCGGGCACGGCGAGGCGCCGTGCGGCTCGCCGCACTGTCGGTGATCGCGGACGCCCCCACCAACGGCTACGGCCTCATCAGCGCGTTCGCCGAGCGGACCGACGGCCGGTGGCGCCCGAGCCCCGGCTCGATCTATCCCGTGCTGCGACGCCTGACAGAGGACGGGCTCATCGAGCCCACCGACGAGGAGGCCACGCAGTTCCGCATCACCGAGGCAGGCACGGCCTACCTCGCCGACCGCGCCGACGAGGTCGCCCAGGCGTGGGAGAGCACGCACCCACGCTCACAGACCCAGGAGGACCTGCACACCAGCGCACGCAAGCTCGTCCGCGCCGCACGTCAGCTCGACGAGGACGGCACCGACGACCAGCGTGAGCGCGCGGTCGCGATCCTCGACGAGGCGCGGCGCAGCATGTACGGCCTGCTGGCCGAGTGA
- a CDS encoding glycoside hydrolase family 13 protein, translating to MASAPSRSTPWWRDAVCYQIYVRSFADADGDGVGDLRGITAHLDYLERLNVDALWLTPFYTSPQADHGYDVADYRDVDPLFGTLADFDEMLAGAHARDLRVIVDLVPNHTSSAHPWFVAALADGPDSAARKRYLFRDGRGPDGAEPPNNWQSVFGGPAWTRVPDPSTGSGHRGQWYLHLFDPEQPDLNWDDPDVGDEFESVLRFWLDRGVDGFRVDVAHGLFKETGMPDVRGGAGTGPTLDDTMSQWDRPYWDQPGVHDVYRRWRQVLDSYPGDRMMIGEAWVGSPESMAQYVRADEMNQVFNFHWLSTPFSAPALRDVIAETYAAVGPVGATPTWVLSNHDVVRTVTHYGGGDLGLARAKASMLAMLALPGSAYVYQGEELGLPQVDVAPADRQDPTWLRGGGVGRDGCRVPLPWSGQAPPFGFSPDSPQPVRTWLPQPGWFRDYTVERESHDPFSTLSFMRYAIARRRGLVDRLSHELEMLDRGDDVVAFRRAGVDGAPGLVCVVNCGTVDVPVDDLGTAVVLSSALAEGTGQLLPDSAAWFLS from the coding sequence GTGGCCTCAGCCCCGTCCCGTTCGACCCCGTGGTGGCGTGACGCGGTCTGCTACCAGATCTACGTCCGCTCGTTCGCCGACGCGGACGGAGACGGCGTGGGCGACCTGCGCGGCATCACTGCTCACCTCGACTACCTCGAGCGCCTCAACGTCGACGCCCTGTGGCTGACCCCGTTCTACACGTCGCCGCAGGCCGACCACGGTTACGACGTAGCCGACTACCGCGACGTCGACCCGCTGTTCGGGACGCTGGCGGACTTCGACGAGATGCTCGCCGGCGCGCACGCGCGTGACCTGCGGGTGATCGTGGACCTCGTCCCCAACCACACGTCGTCGGCGCACCCGTGGTTCGTCGCGGCGCTCGCCGACGGGCCCGACAGCGCGGCGCGCAAGCGCTACCTCTTCCGCGACGGGCGCGGGCCCGACGGTGCCGAGCCGCCGAACAACTGGCAGTCGGTGTTCGGCGGCCCCGCGTGGACGCGCGTGCCCGACCCTTCGACGGGCTCAGGACATCGCGGCCAGTGGTATCTCCACCTCTTCGACCCCGAGCAGCCCGACCTCAACTGGGACGACCCCGACGTCGGAGACGAGTTCGAGTCGGTGCTCCGCTTCTGGCTCGACCGGGGCGTCGACGGCTTCCGCGTGGACGTGGCTCACGGGCTGTTCAAGGAGACCGGGATGCCCGACGTCCGCGGCGGCGCGGGGACGGGGCCGACCCTCGACGACACGATGTCGCAGTGGGACCGCCCGTACTGGGACCAGCCGGGGGTCCACGACGTCTACCGGCGCTGGCGCCAGGTGCTCGACTCGTACCCGGGCGACCGCATGATGATCGGCGAGGCCTGGGTCGGCTCGCCCGAGTCGATGGCGCAGTACGTCCGAGCGGACGAGATGAATCAGGTCTTCAACTTCCACTGGCTCTCGACGCCGTTCTCGGCCCCGGCTCTGCGTGACGTGATCGCGGAGACGTACGCGGCCGTCGGGCCCGTGGGCGCGACCCCGACGTGGGTGCTCTCGAACCACGACGTCGTCCGTACCGTGACCCACTACGGCGGTGGCGACCTCGGACTGGCGCGTGCCAAGGCGTCGATGCTCGCGATGCTCGCCCTGCCCGGGTCTGCGTACGTCTACCAGGGCGAAGAGCTCGGACTCCCGCAGGTCGACGTGGCCCCGGCGGACCGCCAGGACCCGACGTGGCTGCGCGGTGGCGGGGTCGGGCGCGACGGGTGCCGCGTACCGCTTCCATGGTCCGGGCAGGCGCCCCCATTCGGGTTCTCCCCGGACTCTCCACAGCCCGTACGGACGTGGCTGCCCCAGCCCGGGTGGTTCCGCGACTACACAGTCGAGCGCGAGAGCCACGACCCGTTCTCGACGCTGTCGTTCATGCGGTACGCGATCGCTCGGCGGCGCGGGCTCGTGGACCGGCTGTCGCACGAGCTGGAGATGCTCGATCGCGGCGACGACGTCGTGGCGTTCCGCCGCGCGGGCGTCGACGGTGCCCCCGGGCTCGTCTGCGTCGTCAACTGCGGGACGGTCGACGTGCCTGTGGACGACCTCGGCACGGCGGTCGTGCTGTCGTCGGCGCTCGCCGAGGGGACGGGTCAGCTGCTCCCGGACTCCGCCGCCTGGTTCTTGTCCTGA
- a CDS encoding metal-dependent transcriptional regulator: MSDLIDTTEMYLRTIYELEEEGIVPLRARIAERLHQSGPTVSQTVARMERDGLLTVEGDRHLELSEQGRALATRVMRKHRLAERLLTDVIGLEIEYVHEEACRWEHVISEQVERKLVALLEHPTESPYGTPIPGLGELGETDEVAEAFLGDGVMHLTAALSGNGDASRLVVRRIGEELQKDTTAMSVLRRVGVLPGNDVLVSPAPDGGVVVARGGETAEIDPEAASHIFVERP, encoded by the coding sequence GTGAGCGACCTGATCGACACCACCGAGATGTACCTCCGGACCATCTACGAGCTCGAAGAAGAGGGGATCGTGCCCCTCCGCGCCCGGATCGCCGAGCGCCTTCACCAGAGCGGACCCACGGTGAGCCAGACGGTCGCCCGGATGGAGCGCGACGGCCTGCTCACCGTCGAGGGCGACCGTCACCTCGAGCTCTCCGAGCAGGGGCGCGCCCTCGCCACCCGCGTCATGCGCAAGCACCGGCTGGCCGAGCGGCTTCTCACCGACGTCATCGGGCTCGAGATCGAGTACGTCCACGAGGAGGCGTGCCGGTGGGAGCACGTCATCTCCGAGCAGGTCGAGCGCAAGCTCGTCGCCCTTCTGGAGCACCCGACCGAGTCCCCGTACGGCACGCCGATCCCGGGTCTCGGTGAGCTCGGTGAGACCGACGAGGTCGCTGAGGCGTTCCTGGGCGACGGCGTGATGCACCTGACGGCGGCGCTGTCCGGCAACGGCGACGCGTCGCGCCTGGTCGTGCGCCGCATCGGCGAGGAGCTCCAGAAGGACACCACCGCGATGTCGGTGCTCCGTCGTGTCGGCGTCCTGCCTGGCAACGACGTTCTCGTGTCGCCCGCACCCGACGGCGGGGTCGTCGTCGCGCGCGGTGGGGAGACGGCGGAGATCGACCCCGAAGCCGCGTCCCACATCTTCGTCGAGAGGCCGTGA
- a CDS encoding bifunctional diguanylate cyclase/phosphodiesterase, with protein sequence MTGAPRLARTLLTLVVVLAAGAIAVVAVVAVVQRGWDIGPWWLLSLPAIVLASAAPLYLDRYDDWLVVGTELCVLVFLSLTVAWPQALVLWIAGVVLAQVLGLPRSRRVFDPALSIVCGGLAVAVVAALDVGTFGYAEVLTVLLAFTLAFVVDIGASVVWVHDVAMPAGGALAARAYEVLTLYGVYVGVNAMGYVCVLLYRTESPWALLAVVPALGIVLVAVKGLTRERETARRLNVLFETASALHSASNEAQVLAALDLGVRQLGKTPGSGLRTELPDSPDLRRLFISGDEVFWLVIQTKDGPPASTLRWAEALESIAQQAEEALSRMRMNRDLVANAQRDPLTKLRNRSVFLETVAAEMAGGRAVDTGSRTCAILFCDLDGFKKVNDQFGHASGDGALIEVARRLSAELPADVHLARLGGDEFAILVSSEGGEQMLEASARDVAETVREVVSRPLRVDARSIDITVSIGVATAAAVAGHPTVDTAADLLRNADIAMYAAKRAGRDRVVVYSAAMGVERVRSLELVDRLRRAIDERRLRVVYQPIVSAVDQHLLAIEALARWTEDGEVISPAEFIPLAEDANLIESIGALVLEQVCDDRQQLDHALAPETAIAVNLSAPQLGSAEFVASVERAVEALAPHRLTLEITETGWISEELIASGVMERLLERGVTFAVDDFGVGFSSLERLRRLPVQLLKLDRFFSQEIDTDPQSAAVLASMLEMAAALNLRTVIEGIERQSQVEAIRAIAPGDGGELAFQGYYFGGPMSPATLVRWEAQRSRTASLRRR encoded by the coding sequence ATGACTGGAGCGCCGCGTCTCGCGCGCACGCTCCTCACCCTCGTCGTCGTGCTGGCGGCGGGTGCGATCGCCGTCGTCGCCGTGGTCGCGGTCGTCCAGCGCGGGTGGGACATCGGACCGTGGTGGCTCCTCAGCCTCCCGGCGATCGTGCTGGCGAGTGCAGCGCCGCTCTACCTCGACCGGTACGACGACTGGCTTGTCGTCGGCACCGAGTTGTGCGTGCTCGTCTTCCTGTCGCTGACCGTCGCCTGGCCGCAGGCGCTCGTGCTGTGGATCGCCGGTGTCGTCCTTGCGCAGGTGCTCGGTCTGCCCCGCAGCCGCCGGGTGTTCGACCCGGCGCTGTCGATCGTGTGCGGCGGACTCGCGGTCGCCGTCGTCGCGGCGCTGGATGTCGGGACGTTCGGCTACGCCGAGGTCCTCACCGTCCTGCTCGCGTTCACGCTGGCGTTCGTCGTCGACATCGGGGCGTCGGTGGTCTGGGTCCACGACGTCGCCATGCCTGCCGGCGGTGCGCTCGCGGCGCGGGCGTACGAAGTCCTCACGCTGTACGGGGTGTACGTCGGTGTGAACGCGATGGGCTATGTGTGCGTGCTCCTGTATCGCACCGAGTCGCCGTGGGCGTTGCTCGCCGTCGTGCCGGCGCTCGGCATCGTGCTCGTCGCCGTCAAGGGGCTCACGCGCGAGCGGGAGACGGCGCGCCGTCTCAACGTGCTGTTCGAGACGGCGAGCGCGCTGCACTCGGCATCGAACGAGGCACAGGTGCTCGCCGCGCTCGACCTCGGCGTCCGGCAGCTCGGCAAGACACCCGGGTCGGGCCTGCGGACGGAGCTCCCCGACTCGCCGGACCTTCGGCGCCTGTTCATCTCGGGTGACGAGGTCTTCTGGTTGGTGATCCAGACCAAGGATGGACCGCCAGCGAGCACATTAAGGTGGGCGGAGGCGCTCGAGTCGATCGCCCAGCAGGCAGAGGAGGCATTGTCGCGGATGCGGATGAACAGGGACCTTGTGGCCAATGCGCAGCGTGACCCGTTGACGAAGCTGCGCAACCGCTCGGTCTTCCTCGAGACCGTCGCCGCGGAGATGGCGGGAGGTCGCGCGGTGGACACCGGCTCGCGGACGTGCGCGATCCTGTTCTGCGACCTCGACGGCTTCAAGAAGGTCAACGACCAGTTCGGCCACGCCAGCGGCGACGGTGCGTTGATCGAGGTGGCGCGGCGGCTGTCGGCGGAGCTGCCGGCCGATGTCCACCTGGCGCGGCTCGGGGGCGACGAGTTCGCGATCCTCGTGTCCAGCGAGGGCGGGGAGCAGATGCTCGAGGCCAGCGCGCGCGATGTCGCCGAGACCGTCCGCGAGGTCGTCTCGCGGCCGCTTCGCGTCGACGCCCGTTCGATCGACATCACGGTCAGCATCGGGGTCGCGACGGCGGCCGCGGTGGCCGGGCACCCGACGGTCGACACGGCCGCCGACCTGCTGCGCAACGCCGACATCGCGATGTACGCGGCAAAGCGAGCCGGACGGGACAGGGTTGTCGTCTACAGTGCGGCGATGGGCGTCGAGCGGGTGCGCTCCCTCGAGCTGGTGGACAGGCTCCGTCGCGCGATCGACGAGCGCCGACTGCGGGTCGTCTACCAGCCGATCGTCTCTGCCGTCGACCAGCACCTGCTCGCGATCGAGGCGCTCGCGCGGTGGACCGAGGACGGGGAGGTCATCTCGCCTGCGGAGTTCATCCCGCTGGCCGAGGATGCCAATCTGATCGAGTCGATCGGGGCCCTCGTCCTGGAGCAGGTGTGCGACGACCGCCAGCAGCTCGACCACGCTCTGGCGCCCGAGACCGCGATCGCCGTGAACCTCTCCGCGCCGCAGCTCGGGTCTGCGGAGTTCGTCGCGTCCGTCGAGCGCGCCGTCGAGGCGCTGGCGCCCCACCGGCTCACCCTGGAGATCACCGAGACCGGCTGGATCAGCGAGGAGCTCATCGCCTCGGGCGTGATGGAGCGGTTGCTCGAGCGCGGTGTCACCTTCGCAGTCGACGACTTCGGAGTCGGGTTCTCCTCGCTCGAGCGCCTCCGGCGACTGCCGGTGCAGCTCCTCAAGCTCGACCGCTTCTTCTCCCAGGAGATCGACACCGACCCGCAGAGCGCCGCGGTGCTCGCCTCGATGCTGGAGATGGCGGCAGCGCTCAATCTGCGGACGGTCATCGAGGGCATCGAGCGCCAGTCCCAGGTCGAGGCCATCCGTGCGATTGCCCCGGGCGACGGTGGTGAGCTGGCGTTCCAGGGCTACTACTTCGGCGGGCCGATGAGCCCCGCGACCCTCGTACGATGGGAAGCTCAACGCTCGCGGACGGCGTCGCTACGTCGTCGCTGA
- a CDS encoding PGPGW domain-containing protein yields MSAIRGFASWLRLTGLELAGWLLVIAGIAALVLPGPGLLMMVAGLAILSNRYEWARRRVEPIKAKAFDAARYGVATWPRIALSVLGALCVMGVGVIWWIGPTVPEIGPFGDELPFNGWATGLSMMLSSLIALGLVVYSMKRFRYGDDDESFEILDEDELVEALSEADGEPESDTTDRV; encoded by the coding sequence ATGAGTGCGATTCGCGGGTTTGCGTCTTGGCTTCGCCTGACCGGCCTCGAGCTGGCCGGCTGGCTTCTTGTGATCGCAGGCATCGCCGCTCTCGTGCTGCCCGGACCCGGACTCCTCATGATGGTCGCGGGGCTGGCGATCCTTTCCAACCGCTATGAGTGGGCGAGGCGTCGCGTCGAGCCGATCAAGGCGAAGGCGTTCGACGCCGCGCGCTACGGGGTGGCGACGTGGCCGCGCATCGCGCTCAGTGTGCTCGGCGCACTCTGCGTGATGGGGGTCGGTGTCATCTGGTGGATCGGACCGACGGTGCCCGAGATCGGTCCGTTCGGTGACGAGTTGCCCTTCAACGGCTGGGCGACCGGGCTCAGCATGATGCTCTCGTCGCTGATCGCGCTCGGGCTCGTGGTCTACAGCATGAAGCGGTTCCGCTACGGCGATGACGACGAGTCGTTCGAGATCCTCGACGAGGACGAGCTGGTCGAGGCGCTCTCAGAGGCGGACGGCGAGCCGGAGTCCGACACCACCGACCGCGTCTGA